One window of Acidobacteriaceae bacterium genomic DNA carries:
- a CDS encoding amino acid permease encodes MANLLAVKPLKALMHEAESESSGGLKRALGPVNLITLGIGAIIGAGIFVLTGTAAAQFAGPAIVLSFVVAGIGCVFAGLCYAEFAAMIPIAGSAYTYGYATLGELMAWIIGWALCLEYAFGAATVAVGWSGYMSSLLGYFGVRVPFNPTPSVTMTLFGHLLSAKVDIYAFLAIIVVTTVLVVGVRESANFNSAAVMIKVSVVLFFIGIATVYAFGHPAHMAANWHPFIPKNLGHFGQYGWSGIMRGASVVFFAYIGFDAVSTAAQEAKNPQKDMPFGILGSLILCTILYIIVAGLLTGLKPYATLNTPAPVADGAAAIGATWGVCLIDLGAIAGLASVMLVMILGQTRVLYTMSRDGLLPKWVGEIHPRFRTPWLVTIAVGVLVAFLAAFFNISFLGELVSLGTLLAFAIVCVGVWVMRKKQPDAVRPFRTPWVPFVPIMGMLIALALMVSSDTPAKIGFVSWLIIGLVIYFGYSTRHSKVQRAERETTAAAD; translated from the coding sequence ATGGCGAATTTGTTGGCGGTCAAGCCGCTGAAGGCCTTGATGCATGAGGCGGAGAGCGAGAGCAGCGGCGGACTGAAACGTGCACTCGGTCCAGTGAACCTGATCACGCTGGGAATTGGCGCGATCATCGGGGCAGGCATCTTCGTACTGACGGGAACGGCGGCGGCGCAGTTTGCGGGACCGGCGATCGTGCTCTCGTTTGTGGTGGCGGGCATAGGCTGCGTGTTTGCGGGTCTCTGCTATGCGGAGTTTGCGGCGATGATTCCGATTGCGGGCTCGGCGTACACGTACGGGTATGCGACGCTGGGCGAGTTGATGGCGTGGATCATCGGCTGGGCGCTGTGCCTGGAGTATGCGTTTGGTGCGGCGACGGTGGCCGTTGGCTGGAGCGGCTACATGAGCAGCCTGCTGGGATATTTCGGGGTCCGTGTGCCGTTCAATCCGACGCCTTCAGTCACGATGACGCTGTTCGGCCATCTGTTGTCGGCGAAGGTGGATATCTACGCGTTTCTCGCGATCATCGTTGTGACGACGGTGCTGGTTGTGGGCGTGCGTGAGTCGGCGAATTTCAATAGCGCCGCGGTCATGATCAAGGTGTCGGTGGTGCTGTTCTTCATTGGGATCGCTACGGTGTATGCGTTTGGACATCCGGCGCACATGGCTGCGAACTGGCATCCGTTCATTCCGAAAAACCTCGGGCACTTCGGGCAATATGGATGGTCGGGAATTATGCGAGGGGCCAGTGTGGTCTTCTTTGCGTATATCGGGTTCGACGCGGTTTCGACGGCAGCGCAGGAGGCGAAGAATCCGCAGAAGGACATGCCGTTCGGCATTCTCGGCTCGCTGATACTCTGCACCATTCTCTACATCATCGTGGCGGGGCTGCTGACCGGGCTGAAGCCCTATGCGACGCTGAACACGCCGGCTCCGGTGGCTGATGGCGCGGCGGCGATTGGTGCAACGTGGGGCGTGTGCCTGATCGATCTGGGCGCGATTGCCGGCCTTGCTTCGGTGATGCTGGTGATGATCCTGGGCCAGACGCGCGTGCTCTACACGATGTCGCGCGACGGTCTGCTGCCGAAATGGGTTGGCGAGATCCATCCGCGCTTCCGCACACCGTGGCTGGTGACCATCGCGGTGGGCGTGCTGGTGGCGTTTTTGGCAGCATTCTTCAACATCTCTTTCCTGGGCGAACTGGTGAGCCTGGGCACGCTGCTGGCCTTCGCGATTGTGTGCGTGGGGGTGTGGGTGATGCGGAAGAAACAGCCCGATGCGGTGCGGCCATTCCGCACGCCGTGGGTGCCGTTCGTGCCCATCATGGGCATGCTCATCGCGCTGGCACTGATGGTTTCATCGGATACGCCGGCAAAGATCGGCTTTGTCAGCTGGCTGATCATTGGCCTGGTGATTTACTTCGGGTACTCGACGCGGCATAGCAAGGTGCAGCGTGCGGAGCGGGAGACGACGGCGGCGGCGGATTAG
- a CDS encoding ABC transporter ATP-binding protein: MATTTFPAEPTTSTAFEPPHSGEVIVTHNLWKTYEMGDQEVHALRGVDIRIRHNEYVAIMGPSGSGKSTLMNLIGCLDTATQGQYFLNGHDVSSLNDDELARIRNKEIGFVFQTFNLLARATSLHNVELPLIYNGTPAAERIARAKEVLDQVGLASRMSHKPNELSGGQRQRVAIARALVNHPSIILADEPTGNLDSKTSVEIMALFDDLHAKGNTIVLVTHEPDIADFAHRIISIRDGTVFSDAPSTRRKHN; encoded by the coding sequence ATGGCCACAACAACCTTTCCCGCCGAGCCCACCACCTCCACGGCCTTCGAGCCGCCCCACTCCGGCGAGGTCATCGTTACCCACAACCTCTGGAAGACCTACGAGATGGGTGATCAGGAGGTGCACGCGCTCCGCGGCGTCGACATCCGCATCCGCCACAACGAGTACGTCGCCATCATGGGACCCTCAGGTTCCGGCAAATCCACGCTGATGAACCTCATCGGCTGCCTCGACACCGCCACGCAGGGCCAGTACTTCCTCAACGGCCACGACGTCTCCTCGCTCAACGACGACGAGCTCGCCCGCATCCGCAACAAGGAAATCGGCTTCGTCTTCCAGACCTTCAACCTGCTCGCCCGCGCCACATCGCTCCATAACGTGGAGCTCCCGCTCATCTACAACGGCACCCCGGCAGCCGAGCGCATCGCCCGCGCCAAAGAGGTTCTCGACCAGGTGGGTCTCGCCTCGCGCATGTCGCACAAGCCCAACGAGCTCTCCGGCGGCCAGCGCCAGCGCGTCGCCATCGCACGCGCCTTGGTGAACCATCCGTCCATCATCCTCGCCGACGAGCCCACCGGAAACCTCGACTCCAAGACCTCCGTCGAGATCATGGCCCTGTTCGACGACCTTCACGCCAAGGGCAACACCATCGTCCTCGTCACCCACGAGCCCGACATCGCCGACTTCGCCCACCGCATCATCTCTATCCGCGACGGCACGGTCTTCTCCGACGCCCCCAGCACTCGCCGCAAGCACAACTAG
- a CDS encoding efflux RND transporter periplasmic adaptor subunit encodes MSLKKILLLVVAFIVVAGVIIGSVIHSRNSVTAVATGKAVQQDLIATVSGTGQIKPLTYVNVGATAFGRITHLYVKEGDHVKKGQLIATVESQQPASQVQAQQATIQADKTTVDSYVAAEKTAQAAVEEAKADLEQKRFDIQRYNQLYKEQLVAKQDYDAKKAAYDIDVATLAQRQAALAQAKAQTAAARSQVSQAVATLSGNSYQLGLTESRAPFNALVTNVPVREGETVVVGIQNAEGSTLMTLANMSIITAEVKVDETDIVNVKLGQPADVTIDAFPGRILKGHVTEVGDQALLRTTGLATSQSTTGTEEAKDFKVVVTLDNPPDDLRPGLSCNAKITTANKPNVLTIPIQALVERDLTAENTLFKNHGKESDGSASAATKSTDTQGVYLMVRDGSGMRVRFVPVTTGVVGSTDIEVLSGLKAGDEIVTGRYKVLRTLKSGTAVKRDNSPVTITTDNSSS; translated from the coding sequence ATGAGCCTAAAGAAGATCCTGCTGTTAGTAGTAGCCTTCATTGTTGTCGCCGGCGTCATCATTGGCTCCGTCATCCACAGCCGCAACAGCGTGACTGCAGTGGCTACGGGCAAAGCCGTGCAGCAGGATCTGATCGCCACCGTCAGCGGAACCGGCCAGATCAAGCCGCTCACCTACGTCAACGTCGGAGCCACCGCCTTCGGTCGCATCACGCACCTCTATGTCAAAGAGGGTGACCACGTAAAGAAGGGGCAGCTCATTGCCACCGTCGAAAGCCAGCAGCCCGCCTCCCAGGTCCAGGCCCAGCAGGCCACCATTCAGGCTGATAAGACCACGGTCGACTCCTACGTAGCCGCCGAAAAAACCGCGCAGGCCGCCGTGGAAGAGGCAAAAGCTGACCTCGAACAGAAACGGTTCGACATCCAGCGCTACAACCAGCTCTACAAAGAGCAACTCGTCGCCAAGCAGGATTACGACGCCAAAAAAGCCGCCTACGACATCGACGTCGCCACGCTCGCCCAGCGCCAGGCCGCGCTCGCCCAGGCCAAAGCCCAGACAGCCGCCGCCCGCAGCCAGGTCAGCCAGGCCGTCGCGACGCTCTCCGGCAACTCCTACCAACTCGGCCTGACCGAGAGCCGCGCCCCGTTCAACGCTCTCGTCACCAACGTGCCCGTCCGTGAGGGCGAAACCGTCGTCGTCGGCATCCAGAACGCCGAGGGCTCAACGCTGATGACGCTCGCCAACATGAGCATCATCACCGCCGAGGTCAAGGTCGACGAGACTGACATCGTCAACGTGAAGCTCGGCCAGCCCGCCGACGTCACCATCGACGCCTTCCCCGGCCGCATCCTCAAGGGCCACGTGACCGAGGTCGGCGACCAGGCCCTCCTGCGCACGACCGGTCTGGCCACCTCGCAGTCCACCACAGGTACCGAAGAGGCCAAGGACTTCAAGGTTGTCGTCACCCTTGACAATCCTCCCGATGACCTCCGCCCCGGCCTTTCCTGCAACGCGAAGATCACCACAGCCAATAAGCCCAACGTCCTCACGATTCCCATCCAGGCCCTCGTCGAGCGCGACCTCACAGCCGAAAACACGCTCTTCAAAAACCATGGCAAGGAGTCCGACGGCAGTGCCTCCGCCGCGACGAAGTCCACCGACACCCAGGGCGTCTACCTGATGGTTCGCGACGGCAGCGGCATGCGCGTCCGCTTCGTCCCGGTCACGACCGGCGTCGTCGGCTCCACAGACATCGAAGTACTCAGCGGCCTCAAGGCCGGGGACGAGATCGTCACCGGCCGCTATAAGGTCCTTCGCACCCTGAAGAGTGGCACCGCCGTCAAACGCGACAACTCGCCGGTCACCATCACGACCGACAACAGCTCTAGTTAG
- a CDS encoding GWxTD domain-containing protein: MQLRVLFTGITALTLAGWGMGVRAQATDTTAPPAVQDNGGVVKTQPQEEKPDPLKRRLSDSQERQRKKDVTRELKGQYKTWLDQDVRWIITPEEEKAFKALSNDEERDQFIEQFWQRRNPNPDSPDNEFRDEHYARIAYANEHFAAGKPGWMTDRGHIYIAFGKPDSIDSHPSGGQYERPMEEGGGNTSTFPFEVWHYRYLPSVGDNIDIEFVDTCMCGDYHATIDRSEKDALKHTPGAGLTQYEEMGMAQKKDRFNGGMEQLGTGPLSSSQESKEFDRLDTFSKLFAPPPVKYADMDEFLANAKVLNGPPFIFDVRTDYVKLTNDTVMVPITLQIRDGDITYKTTEGDSKGIVHIMGRVSNITGHIVQSFEDTVQVETPSELLPQTKNNVKVYWKALPLSPGRYKVEIAIKDEYNQAHVGTWKRSVDVPKYDDDQLASSSLILASEMNRVPTKDVGAGNFVIGNTHVVPRVPPTISTPVTFHQGQNLNFWMQVYNLRIGDDKKNDATIEYQILDLATNKQILQASESASKLNPNADQLTLEKTMPLASLAPGKYQVVIKVNDGISKQQIAETAKFNVEQ, from the coding sequence ATGCAACTGCGCGTTTTGTTTACCGGTATCACCGCCCTAACCCTCGCAGGATGGGGGATGGGGGTCCGCGCACAAGCTACGGACACGACCGCCCCTCCGGCCGTTCAGGACAATGGCGGGGTCGTCAAGACTCAGCCTCAGGAAGAGAAGCCGGATCCGCTGAAGCGGCGGCTGAGCGATTCGCAGGAGAGGCAGCGCAAGAAGGACGTCACCCGCGAGTTGAAGGGCCAGTACAAGACCTGGCTGGATCAGGACGTCCGCTGGATCATCACGCCTGAGGAAGAGAAGGCGTTCAAGGCGCTGAGCAACGATGAGGAGCGCGACCAGTTCATCGAGCAGTTCTGGCAGCGCCGCAATCCGAACCCGGACTCGCCGGACAATGAATTTCGCGATGAGCACTATGCGCGAATTGCATATGCCAACGAGCATTTCGCGGCGGGCAAGCCGGGATGGATGACCGATCGCGGTCATATCTATATCGCATTCGGAAAGCCGGACTCGATTGACTCGCATCCTTCGGGAGGGCAGTACGAGCGTCCGATGGAAGAGGGCGGGGGCAACACGTCGACCTTCCCGTTTGAAGTGTGGCATTACCGCTATCTGCCCAGCGTGGGTGACAACATCGATATCGAGTTTGTGGATACGTGCATGTGCGGCGACTACCATGCGACGATCGACCGCTCGGAGAAGGACGCGCTGAAGCACACGCCGGGCGCCGGCCTGACCCAGTACGAAGAGATGGGCATGGCGCAGAAGAAGGACCGCTTCAATGGCGGGATGGAGCAGTTGGGCACTGGGCCGCTGTCGAGTTCGCAGGAGTCGAAGGAATTCGACCGGCTGGATACGTTCTCGAAGCTGTTTGCGCCGCCGCCAGTGAAGTACGCCGACATGGATGAGTTCCTGGCCAATGCGAAGGTGCTGAACGGACCGCCGTTCATCTTCGACGTGCGCACCGATTACGTGAAGCTCACAAACGATACTGTGATGGTGCCGATTACGCTTCAGATTCGCGACGGCGACATCACGTACAAGACCACCGAAGGCGACTCCAAGGGGATCGTGCACATCATGGGACGCGTGAGCAACATCACGGGCCACATCGTGCAGAGTTTTGAAGATACGGTGCAGGTGGAGACGCCGAGCGAGCTGCTGCCGCAGACCAAAAACAACGTGAAGGTGTACTGGAAGGCACTGCCGCTGTCGCCGGGACGGTACAAGGTCGAAATTGCAATCAAGGACGAGTACAACCAGGCGCACGTGGGGACTTGGAAGCGGAGCGTGGATGTGCCGAAGTATGACGACGACCAGCTGGCGAGCTCGTCCCTGATCCTGGCCAGCGAGATGAACCGCGTGCCGACGAAGGACGTCGGTGCCGGCAACTTTGTAATCGGCAACACGCATGTAGTGCCGCGCGTACCGCCGACGATCTCGACGCCGGTGACGTTCCACCAGGGGCAGAATCTCAATTTCTGGATGCAGGTCTACAATCTTAGGATTGGTGACGATAAGAAGAACGACGCGACGATCGAGTATCAGATTCTTGATCTGGCGACGAACAAACAGATACTGCAAGCGTCGGAGTCGGCATCGAAGCTGAACCCGAACGCAGACCAGTTGACCCTGGAGAAGACGATGCCGCTGGCGAGTCTGGCTCCTGGCAAGTATCAGGTTGTGATTAAGGTGAATGACGGGATCTCGAAGCAGCAGATCGCAGAGACCGCGAAGTTCAACGTTGAGCAGTAG
- a CDS encoding carboxypeptidase-like regulatory domain-containing protein gives MRRAVAGLVLTVLVLGWSGHCKAASTDAAISGVVRDSHGTPQMGALIELLKADATMVASALTDDHGRYIIPAVLPGKYQLRASAAFLVPVTRGDLRLQAGAQAVINLTMTTLYEAANWLPTQGRRAGEPVDDWKWTLRSTASRPLLRLTDENGQEMSSSGVEGRRVVSQGRVEVTNGDGAFGQGGVHQILMINRTLEDGDSAVMRADIADLGSMVSPRFSADVSAGYEKRSQFGSTRLVAAMQTHPELTAAGGNAGYGVLRMASAHQMSMGDAVMIDAGTLVAAERLASTMIDAEPYLRVSVRPGDDLLVVYRYASGRELQSADDLDRLKPENPLLADAQGRPLTGRGMHHEVSVSKKMGSRVMTASGYVDRVNEDSIGGSGVLDMKAEQGMALVADPVTGTFQLATGSFAGRGMSVNLEQSLTPLLKASVQYDLGTAIGRERDLVALAQAAAELHAQTEQAITVMLNGKVVRSGTNVRAEYRWQPQETLTQVNAYNADPNGAYLTFYVRQRLACGRFLPNGMDAVVEATNLLEQGYQPVLAPDGHTLFLAQVPRSIQAGLAFNF, from the coding sequence GTGAGACGAGCTGTTGCAGGTCTGGTACTGACGGTGCTGGTGCTCGGATGGTCAGGGCACTGCAAAGCCGCGTCGACCGATGCGGCGATCTCAGGTGTGGTGCGCGACAGCCACGGCACGCCGCAGATGGGTGCGCTGATCGAGCTGCTGAAGGCCGATGCGACGATGGTTGCTTCGGCGCTGACCGACGACCACGGACGCTACATCATCCCCGCAGTCCTTCCCGGCAAATACCAGCTGCGGGCGTCCGCGGCGTTCCTCGTACCTGTCACGCGCGGAGATCTGCGGTTGCAGGCGGGAGCGCAGGCGGTCATCAACCTGACGATGACGACGCTTTATGAGGCGGCAAACTGGCTGCCAACCCAGGGACGGCGCGCAGGTGAACCTGTGGACGACTGGAAGTGGACGCTGCGGTCAACGGCGAGCCGTCCGCTGCTGCGCCTGACTGATGAGAATGGCCAGGAGATGTCTTCGAGCGGGGTGGAAGGGCGCCGGGTGGTCTCGCAGGGCAGGGTTGAGGTCACGAACGGGGATGGGGCGTTCGGACAGGGCGGCGTGCACCAGATATTGATGATCAACCGGACGCTGGAGGACGGCGACAGCGCGGTTATGCGGGCGGACATTGCCGATCTGGGATCGATGGTGAGTCCGCGGTTTTCGGCAGATGTGAGCGCCGGATATGAGAAGCGGTCACAGTTTGGCAGCACGCGGCTGGTGGCGGCGATGCAGACGCACCCGGAGCTGACGGCCGCCGGCGGCAACGCTGGGTATGGCGTGCTGCGGATGGCCAGCGCGCACCAGATGTCGATGGGCGATGCGGTCATGATCGACGCCGGGACGCTGGTCGCGGCGGAACGGCTGGCATCGACGATGATCGACGCCGAGCCGTACCTGCGGGTGTCAGTGCGTCCGGGCGATGACCTGCTGGTGGTCTACCGGTATGCGAGCGGGCGCGAGCTTCAAAGCGCGGACGACCTCGACCGGTTGAAGCCGGAGAATCCGTTGTTAGCTGACGCTCAAGGCCGCCCACTGACGGGGCGCGGCATGCATCACGAGGTGAGCGTAAGCAAGAAGATGGGAAGCCGCGTGATGACCGCGTCCGGGTACGTCGACCGGGTGAATGAAGATTCGATAGGCGGCAGCGGTGTTCTGGACATGAAGGCCGAACAGGGGATGGCGCTGGTGGCCGACCCGGTGACGGGGACGTTCCAGCTCGCCACGGGGTCGTTTGCGGGACGCGGCATGAGCGTGAACCTGGAGCAGAGCCTGACGCCGCTGCTGAAAGCGTCGGTGCAGTACGATCTTGGAACTGCGATAGGGCGTGAGAGGGACCTTGTTGCGCTCGCGCAGGCGGCCGCTGAGCTGCATGCGCAAACGGAGCAGGCGATCACTGTGATGCTGAACGGGAAGGTGGTGCGTTCCGGTACGAATGTGCGCGCGGAGTACCGCTGGCAGCCGCAAGAAACACTGACGCAGGTGAATGCGTACAACGCGGATCCGAATGGAGCATACCTGACGTTTTATGTGCGGCAGCGGCTGGCGTGCGGACGATTCCTCCCGAATGGAATGGATGCCGTCGTCGAGGCAACAAACCTGCTGGAGCAGGGATATCAGCCGGTTCTGGCCCCTGATGGCCATACGCTCTTTCTAGCGCAAGTGCCGCGTTCGATTCAGGCCGGGCTTGCGTTCAACTTCTAG
- a CDS encoding FadR/GntR family transcriptional regulator, which yields MVKTHRRYQEIAGRISRYIAENNLHPGARLPGEIDLAKVCGVSRPTIREAMIALEIAGELEIRSGSGAYVREAVNPMSLVLDSGPGPFELLRARLLIEGETAADAALYASAGDLNKIEKTLEQMRRMVDGKINAQVSDRQFHVAIGEAAKNSVLASIINGLWAGMFAPMYHRLSQRAGLEQHQAAALEDHEAIFKAIAARDPNEARRAMRRHLQHVEEHLTSDTDEIESNDKTPPPSKRAGRSAGNGAATPRRN from the coding sequence ATGGTGAAGACCCACCGCAGGTATCAGGAGATTGCCGGACGTATCTCGCGTTACATCGCGGAGAACAATCTCCATCCGGGGGCACGGCTTCCGGGAGAGATTGACCTCGCAAAAGTGTGCGGCGTGAGCCGTCCGACGATTCGTGAGGCAATGATTGCGCTGGAGATCGCCGGCGAGCTGGAGATCCGCAGCGGATCGGGCGCGTATGTTCGCGAGGCGGTAAACCCGATGTCCCTGGTGCTGGACTCCGGCCCGGGACCGTTCGAACTGTTGCGCGCGCGATTGCTGATAGAAGGCGAAACGGCGGCGGATGCGGCGCTGTACGCGTCGGCGGGTGATCTGAACAAGATCGAGAAGACTCTCGAACAGATGCGGCGCATGGTGGATGGCAAGATCAATGCGCAGGTGTCGGACCGGCAGTTTCATGTGGCGATCGGCGAGGCTGCAAAGAACAGCGTGCTGGCGAGCATCATCAACGGGCTTTGGGCGGGGATGTTTGCGCCGATGTATCACAGGCTGAGCCAGCGGGCCGGGCTCGAGCAGCATCAGGCGGCGGCGCTCGAGGATCACGAGGCGATCTTCAAGGCGATAGCGGCGCGCGACCCCAACGAGGCGCGGCGCGCGATGCGGCGGCATCTGCAGCACGTGGAAGAGCACCTGACGAGCGATACGGACGAGATCGAATCGAATGACAAGACGCCTCCTCCGTCGAAGCGGGCGGGGCGCAGTGCAGGGAACGGCGCCGCAACACCGCGCCGCAACTGA
- a CDS encoding N-acetyltransferase, whose protein sequence is MRLREYNPSDLGAIFALDEVCFAKPFRFSERAMQQFAEARNALTIIADDEASGEIAGFCIAHVERARKGLVTYVVTLDVDPKYRRHGLARRMMQSIEEQASDAGCEAVELHVWVENDGAIAFYEREGYERSHMVKSFYGLGRHAYVYRKPLESAARRAEEFTAFLKA, encoded by the coding sequence ATGAGATTGCGGGAATACAACCCGAGTGATCTCGGCGCTATCTTTGCGCTGGATGAAGTATGTTTCGCGAAGCCGTTCCGGTTCTCAGAGCGCGCGATGCAGCAGTTTGCTGAAGCAAGAAATGCGCTGACGATCATTGCCGATGATGAAGCGAGCGGTGAGATCGCCGGGTTTTGCATTGCTCATGTGGAGAGAGCGCGCAAGGGGCTCGTCACATACGTGGTTACGCTGGATGTTGATCCGAAGTACCGCCGGCATGGGCTGGCGCGGCGGATGATGCAGAGCATCGAAGAGCAAGCGTCGGACGCGGGTTGTGAGGCCGTGGAACTTCACGTCTGGGTCGAGAACGACGGCGCGATTGCGTTCTACGAACGCGAGGGCTACGAGCGATCGCACATGGTGAAGAGTTTCTACGGGCTCGGGCGGCATGCGTATGTTTACCGCAAGCCGCTGGAAAGTGCAGCGCGGCGCGCCGAGGAGTTCACCGCATTTCTGAAGGCGTGA
- a CDS encoding TonB-dependent receptor, with product MRKISPLCSFFLLFAGLCAHATVFGGLHGIVHDPQHRPIAGATVVLNAAHSDLKFSASSDQSGEFSLPAVPLGDYIIAISKPGFAALHESVTVSSDSAPIFHYMLSVASLNQAVSVSAVQDATNVDSVTPETQISRIDIARTPGADLTNSLAMITDFVPGAYVTHDMLHVRGGHQLSWLIDGVQIPNTNIASNIAPEIDPKDVDTLEANRGSYNASLGDRTYGIFDVVPRTGFERNRDAELMVSAGNFHQTNDQLSFGDHSERFAWYTSVNGNYSNDGLQPAVSAPIHDQESGYGGFGSLVFNPDPANQLRYVGQLRADFYQVPYDPNPTDWENQLYDSSSLRDAEHETDSYGAFTWLHTFSANTVAQVSPFYHYNRTNDQPNSDDQPTATTAIQTGVYTGGQASFSTVLARNTIRAGVYGYAQHENDLFSVVFNDGSANNFSINPVVSGGVEETYIEDNFRPTNWLTLIGGERQTHFSGLVSEDATYPRVGVALQVPKLNWVFRAFYGHYYQPPPLTSITGPALEYAQSSNDNYAKLRGERDEEHQFGVQIPFKGWLLDADTFETRASNFLDHNNIGESSIFIPVTVQGALIQAWELTLRSPHSWRFGQVHLSYSNQIAQQIGGITGGLVCFDPDNSGVCDVPPGYSPLDHDQRNTLNLGMNANLPFHLFGAFNVYYGSGFSNGYPDPPSPYSGDYLPSHTTADLSLARDFGERCTASINALNISNTRALLDNSLTFGGFHYNQPRQLYGEVRYRFKF from the coding sequence ATGCGAAAAATATCGCCTCTCTGCTCTTTCTTTCTTCTTTTTGCTGGCCTCTGCGCGCACGCCACCGTGTTTGGCGGGCTGCACGGCATCGTCCACGATCCGCAGCATCGCCCGATCGCAGGTGCAACAGTTGTCCTTAACGCAGCTCATTCGGATCTGAAATTTTCGGCCTCTTCGGACCAGTCTGGCGAATTCAGCTTGCCTGCCGTCCCGCTCGGCGACTACATCATCGCCATCAGTAAACCGGGTTTCGCAGCTCTGCATGAGTCCGTCACAGTCAGCAGCGACTCCGCGCCGATCTTCCACTACATGCTCTCCGTTGCCTCTCTGAATCAAGCCGTGAGCGTCTCTGCCGTGCAGGACGCCACCAATGTCGATTCTGTAACTCCGGAGACGCAGATCAGCCGCATAGATATCGCGCGCACACCGGGCGCCGACCTCACCAACTCGCTGGCGATGATTACCGACTTTGTGCCTGGCGCCTATGTAACGCACGACATGCTGCACGTGCGCGGCGGCCATCAACTCTCATGGTTGATCGACGGTGTGCAGATCCCAAACACGAACATCGCCTCGAACATCGCACCCGAGATCGACCCCAAGGACGTCGACACCCTCGAAGCTAACCGCGGCAGCTATAACGCGTCGCTTGGCGATCGCACCTACGGCATCTTCGACGTCGTTCCTCGCACCGGTTTCGAGCGTAACCGCGATGCGGAGCTTATGGTCTCCGCCGGCAACTTCCACCAGACGAACGACCAGCTCTCCTTCGGCGACCATAGCGAGCGATTCGCCTGGTACACCAGCGTGAACGGAAACTACAGCAATGACGGCCTGCAACCTGCCGTCTCTGCGCCCATCCACGATCAGGAGAGCGGCTACGGCGGATTCGGCTCGCTGGTCTTCAATCCGGATCCTGCCAACCAGCTCCGCTACGTCGGCCAGCTTCGCGCCGACTTCTACCAGGTCCCTTACGATCCCAATCCCACCGACTGGGAGAATCAGCTCTACGACTCGAGCTCGCTGCGCGATGCTGAGCACGAGACCGACAGCTACGGCGCGTTCACCTGGCTGCACACATTCAGCGCCAACACCGTCGCGCAGGTCTCACCCTTCTACCACTACAACCGCACCAACGATCAGCCCAATAGCGACGATCAGCCCACCGCCACGACCGCAATCCAGACCGGCGTTTACACGGGCGGCCAGGCCAGCTTCTCGACGGTCCTTGCGCGCAACACCATTCGCGCAGGCGTATATGGCTATGCGCAGCATGAGAACGATCTGTTCTCGGTGGTCTTCAACGACGGCAGCGCCAACAACTTCTCCATCAACCCGGTGGTCAGCGGCGGAGTCGAAGAAACCTACATCGAAGACAACTTCCGCCCGACCAACTGGCTCACGCTGATCGGCGGCGAGCGCCAGACGCACTTCTCAGGATTGGTCAGCGAAGACGCAACTTATCCACGTGTCGGCGTCGCCCTGCAGGTGCCGAAGCTCAACTGGGTCTTTCGCGCCTTCTACGGCCATTACTACCAGCCGCCCCCGCTCACAAGCATCACCGGCCCGGCGCTCGAATACGCGCAGAGCAGCAACGACAACTACGCCAAGCTCCGCGGCGAACGCGATGAAGAGCATCAGTTCGGCGTGCAGATTCCATTCAAAGGATGGCTGCTCGACGCCGACACATTCGAAACGAGAGCCAGCAACTTCCTGGATCACAACAACATTGGTGAGTCGAGCATTTTCATCCCCGTCACTGTGCAGGGCGCCCTCATCCAGGCGTGGGAGCTCACGCTCCGCTCCCCGCATTCATGGCGGTTCGGACAGGTCCATCTCTCCTATTCCAATCAAATCGCGCAACAGATCGGCGGCATCACCGGCGGCTTAGTCTGCTTCGACCCCGACAACTCCGGCGTCTGTGATGTTCCACCGGGTTATTCGCCGCTCGACCACGATCAGCGCAACACGCTCAACCTGGGCATGAACGCCAACCTGCCGTTCCACCTCTTCGGTGCGTTCAACGTCTACTATGGCTCCGGCTTTTCAAACGGCTACCCGGATCCGCCTTCGCCCTACAGCGGCGATTATCTTCCGTCGCACACCACGGCCGACCTCTCATTGGCCCGCGACTTCGGCGAGCGCTGTACAGCCTCCATCAATGCACTGAACATCAGCAACACGCGCGCGCTGCTGGACAACAGCCTCACGTTCGGCGGCTTCCACTACAACCAGCCCCGTCAGCTCTACGGGGAAGTCCGCTACCGATTCAAGTTTTGA